A genomic segment from Lignipirellula cremea encodes:
- the rplM gene encoding 50S ribosomal protein L13, with the protein MTVVKSYMAKPGDVDQQWWHVDATDKVVGRLATKVAMVLMGKHRPTYTPHIDTGDFVVITNVEKVKFSGKKMSNKVYTWYTGYPGLRSETAEKRMERKPDQILRDAIRRMLPKNKLGRKMLSKLKLVVGPDHGHQAQQPQPLET; encoded by the coding sequence GTGACGGTCGTGAAGAGTTACATGGCGAAGCCGGGCGATGTCGACCAGCAGTGGTGGCATGTCGACGCCACGGATAAAGTGGTCGGTCGTTTGGCGACCAAAGTCGCCATGGTCCTGATGGGCAAGCACCGTCCGACTTACACCCCCCACATTGACACGGGCGATTTCGTCGTGATCACCAATGTGGAAAAGGTGAAGTTCTCCGGCAAAAAAATGAGCAACAAGGTCTACACCTGGTACACCGGCTATCCCGGTTTACGCAGCGAGACCGCGGAAAAGCGGATGGAGCGCAAGCCCGACCAGATTCTCCGCGACGCTATTCGCCGCATGCTCCCCAAGAACAAGCTCGGCCGCAAAATGCTGTCCAAGCTGAAGCTGGTGGTCGGACCGGATCATGGACATCAGGCCCAGCAGCCGCAACCCCTCGAAACCTAA
- the rpsI gene encoding 30S ribosomal protein S9, which produces MVAVKKDKINGDALGTGRRKSSVARVRVRAGSGKITINQRPFEEYFPNIRDRHDVLAALEETSRVGQVDVIVRVNGGGSTGQSGAIKMGLSRALVSYDMDLFPALRDGGYLTRDARMKERKKPGLHGARRGTQFSKR; this is translated from the coding sequence ATGGTCGCAGTTAAAAAAGACAAGATCAACGGCGATGCCCTGGGCACTGGTCGTCGCAAGTCGTCGGTCGCTCGCGTTCGGGTTCGCGCCGGTTCGGGCAAGATCACCATCAACCAGCGTCCGTTCGAAGAGTACTTCCCCAATATTCGCGACCGTCACGATGTGCTGGCCGCACTGGAAGAAACCAGTCGCGTTGGCCAGGTCGATGTGATTGTGCGTGTCAACGGCGGCGGATCCACAGGCCAGTCAGGCGCCATTAAAATGGGTCTGTCCCGCGCTCTGGTGAGCTACGACATGGACCTGTTCCCGGCCCTGCGGGACGGCGGCTACCTGACTCGCGACGCTCGCATGAAAGAGCGTAAGAAGCCCGGTCTGCACGGCGCCCGTCGCGGCACCCAGTTCTCGAAACGTTAG
- the rpmA gene encoding 50S ribosomal protein L27 produces MAHKKGQGSSRNGRDSNAQRRGVKRFGGESVKAGNILVRQCGTKFHPGKGVGQGNDYTLFALVDGFVMFDRGGRRIHVTPERN; encoded by the coding sequence ATGGCACATAAGAAGGGCCAGGGCTCCAGCCGTAACGGTCGTGACTCCAATGCACAGCGTCGTGGAGTCAAGCGTTTTGGCGGCGAGTCAGTCAAAGCGGGCAATATCCTGGTCCGCCAGTGCGGCACCAAATTTCATCCCGGCAAAGGTGTTGGTCAGGGGAACGACTACACGCTCTTCGCCCTGGTGGATGGCTTTGTGATGTTTGATCGTGGCGGACGTCGCATCCATGTAACCCCGGAACGGAACTAG
- a CDS encoding asparagine synthetase B family protein, translating into MSVLLGFLGEPDSALLQQMDAALRRRASGERQEVIGPQSSLATRYQESHHRAVLRTAGVCQIDKFTFAAVGSFWGPAAPASLEELARRYQQQGPDFVQGLLGAFVMAIVDQGELHLFRDGAGARTLFYGRNGPRMLFAVEPKGIWQTAGFDRRLRPAAVAEYLSFSFIPGERTLLEGLHELPAGSRLQVKACGETRLTRYFRFEDFEPPDPGATEADWVRLFRETHRQAVADRLDLDRPAAVFLSGGLDSSVVTAELVQQTRQPVHSFAIHFGAKYPHELPFAREVAEHCGTTHHEVLIEPKRFLPRLREMIWQLDDVIGDPITMPNYELSAHVSQDFSAVFNGEGGDPLFGGPKNIPMLLHHWYGVPDRSKNFREQLYLESYRRGYDELSRLLSPEFRRQIDFEADLEQILTPYFQCEKPSAFLDKLMAINVRLKGAHLILPKVERMTGAWGVTPLSPLFDERLVRLAFQLPGLLKLQAGVEKIVIKKAYANDLPAAIINRPKSGMRVPVHFWFQSEMRKYARRILSPKAVRQAGIFDPARVKQLLDYNIEEGPGRYGLRLWMLLTFEIYRRMVFEGETV; encoded by the coding sequence ATGAGCGTCCTGCTCGGGTTCCTGGGAGAACCGGATTCCGCCTTGCTGCAGCAGATGGACGCCGCGTTGCGGCGCCGCGCCTCGGGCGAACGCCAGGAAGTGATCGGCCCCCAATCTTCCCTCGCCACGCGTTACCAGGAGTCGCACCACCGAGCGGTGCTGCGGACCGCCGGCGTTTGTCAGATCGACAAGTTCACGTTTGCCGCCGTCGGCAGTTTCTGGGGGCCCGCCGCGCCGGCCTCGCTGGAAGAGCTTGCCCGCCGGTATCAGCAGCAGGGGCCGGACTTTGTGCAGGGGCTGCTGGGGGCGTTTGTGATGGCGATCGTCGACCAGGGGGAGCTGCACCTGTTCCGCGACGGCGCTGGCGCCCGCACGCTCTTCTATGGGCGGAATGGCCCCCGCATGCTATTTGCCGTCGAGCCGAAAGGGATCTGGCAAACGGCTGGCTTCGACCGTCGACTGCGTCCTGCGGCGGTCGCCGAATATCTGTCGTTCAGCTTCATCCCGGGCGAGCGCACGCTACTGGAGGGACTGCACGAACTACCGGCCGGCAGCCGCCTGCAGGTAAAGGCGTGCGGCGAAACTCGGCTGACGCGGTACTTCCGTTTTGAAGATTTCGAACCGCCCGATCCCGGCGCGACCGAAGCGGACTGGGTGCGGCTGTTCCGGGAAACGCACCGCCAGGCGGTCGCCGATCGGCTGGACCTGGATCGACCGGCGGCCGTGTTCCTTTCCGGCGGCCTGGACTCCAGCGTGGTGACGGCCGAGCTGGTGCAGCAGACCCGACAGCCGGTGCATTCGTTCGCCATCCATTTTGGAGCGAAGTACCCGCACGAGCTGCCGTTTGCCCGCGAGGTCGCCGAGCACTGCGGCACAACGCACCACGAAGTGCTGATTGAACCGAAACGCTTTCTGCCGCGGCTGCGCGAGATGATCTGGCAGCTCGACGACGTGATCGGCGATCCGATTACCATGCCTAACTACGAGCTCTCGGCGCACGTGTCGCAGGACTTTTCGGCCGTCTTCAATGGTGAAGGCGGCGATCCACTGTTCGGCGGCCCGAAGAATATCCCGATGCTGCTGCATCACTGGTACGGCGTGCCGGACCGCAGCAAGAACTTTCGCGAACAGTTGTACCTGGAGAGTTATCGTCGCGGTTACGACGAACTGTCCCGCCTGTTGTCGCCCGAGTTTCGACGGCAGATCGATTTTGAAGCCGACCTGGAACAGATCCTGACTCCCTATTTTCAGTGCGAGAAACCTTCTGCCTTTCTCGACAAGCTGATGGCGATCAACGTGCGGCTCAAAGGGGCGCATCTGATTTTGCCCAAGGTCGAACGGATGACGGGCGCCTGGGGCGTGACGCCGTTATCGCCATTGTTTGACGAACGTCTGGTGCGGCTGGCGTTCCAGCTGCCGGGGCTGCTCAAGCTGCAGGCGGGCGTGGAGAAGATCGTCATAAAAAAGGCTTACGCCAACGACCTGCCCGCAGCCATCATCAACCGGCCCAAGAGCGGCATGCGCGTGCCTGTGCATTTCTGGTTTCAATCCGAAATGCGAAAGTACGCCCGGCGAATCCTCAGCCCCAAAGCAGTCCGCCAGGCCGGTATTTTTGACCCGGCCCGCGTCAAGCAGCTGCTCGACTACAATATCGAAGAAGGTCCAGGGCGATACGGCCTGCGGTTATGGATGCTGCTGACGTTTGAGATCTATCGCCGGATGGTTTTTGAAGGCGAAACGGTTTAG
- a CDS encoding GNAT family N-acetyltransferase: MIRLCSLPECRPFIPTLAQWHQQEWAYLNPGVKSVESRIAEFESHLGDDVVPSTVVAMEDGELLGSASLVEHDLSSRTDLSPWLASVFVAPDHRRRGIGGQLIRHLSDMAFAGGVETLHLYTTDRAAYYAHFGWSVAERTSHNGVAIVIMSLSAG; this comes from the coding sequence ATGATCCGCCTGTGTTCGCTGCCCGAGTGCCGCCCCTTCATACCGACTCTCGCGCAGTGGCATCAGCAGGAATGGGCCTATTTGAATCCTGGCGTCAAATCGGTCGAGTCGCGGATCGCGGAGTTTGAGTCGCATCTGGGGGACGATGTGGTTCCTTCCACGGTCGTGGCTATGGAAGATGGCGAACTGCTGGGGTCGGCCAGCCTGGTGGAGCACGACTTGTCGTCGCGGACCGACCTGAGCCCCTGGCTGGCTAGCGTGTTCGTGGCGCCGGATCATCGACGACGGGGCATCGGCGGGCAATTGATCCGGCATCTGTCGGACATGGCGTTTGCAGGTGGCGTCGAAACGCTGCACCTGTACACCACGGATCGCGCGGCATATTACGCCCACTTTGGATGGAGCGTCGCCGAGCGGACTAGTCATAATGGGGTGGCAATCGTCATTATGTCGCTTAGCGCCGGTTAA
- a CDS encoding methyltransferase domain-containing protein produces MDDPGLDMPRYHGALRGLSRLNKLSASVSHLWRVIARLAREEKRTRLRVLDIATGAGDIPLGLWRKAKRAGLDLEILGVDISPRSIAFASEQAAEAGAKIDFQQCNVLCDPLPTGRDVIVSSLFLHHLTNADGLQLLLRAREATGRMIAVSDLLRSRRGLLLAHLASRVFTSSEVVRVDGPLSVKAAYTLAEAADLARRAGLDGAVFHRRWPCRFLLEWRKP; encoded by the coding sequence ATGGACGACCCCGGCCTCGATATGCCGCGCTATCATGGCGCGCTGCGAGGGCTGTCTCGTTTGAACAAGCTGAGCGCCAGCGTGAGCCATTTATGGCGAGTGATCGCACGCCTGGCTCGCGAGGAAAAACGCACCCGGCTGCGCGTGCTGGATATTGCCACAGGCGCGGGCGATATTCCGCTGGGGTTGTGGAGAAAAGCAAAGCGGGCCGGCCTGGATCTGGAAATTCTGGGAGTTGACATCAGTCCCCGTTCGATCGCCTTTGCCTCGGAACAGGCGGCGGAGGCTGGGGCGAAGATCGACTTTCAGCAGTGCAACGTGTTGTGCGATCCGCTGCCGACAGGCCGCGATGTGATCGTTTCCTCCTTGTTCCTGCATCATTTGACGAACGCAGACGGGCTGCAGCTGTTGCTCCGTGCGCGGGAAGCGACAGGGCGAATGATCGCCGTTAGCGATCTGCTCCGCAGTCGTCGAGGATTGCTGCTCGCCCACCTGGCTTCCCGCGTGTTCACCTCGTCCGAGGTGGTGCGGGTCGACGGCCCGCTGTCCGTAAAAGCGGCCTATACTCTTGCCGAAGCGGCTGATCTGGCGCGCCGTGCAGGCCTGGACGGAGCCGTTTTCCACCGCCGCTGGCCATGCCGTTTTCTCCTGGAATGGAGAAAGCCATGA
- a CDS encoding NAD(P)/FAD-dependent oxidoreductase produces MNSLRIHPTITRAQAQNRIWDAIVVGAGPAGSLAARQIASAGSNVLLIDKAHFPRWKVCGCCLNGAALAVLSEVGLGELPAQLGALPLDHLRLCASTGQAVCRLPGGVSVSRVALDAALIRAAIESGVSFLDETTATILPQDPAGETAEWRQVRLEGNDFDTPLRTRVVLAADGLAGRSLHLEPGLESQVAEGSRVGAGVVLDDPGDYEQGVIYMACALPGYVGLVRLEDGTLDLAAAFDRKALQASGSPGALAAQILKVAGLPAPPALETAAWKGTTLLTRRRSKASGTRLFILGDAAGYVEPFTGEGIAWAMQSAATVAPIAFAGANQWTASLERQWESRRSQMLFVRERTCRYVGALLRRPRLAATAVSILRRAPWLAAPVIYAINAPPWKTSGARSSTGSNS; encoded by the coding sequence ATGAACTCTCTGAGAATCCACCCCACGATCACCCGCGCCCAGGCCCAGAACCGCATCTGGGATGCGATAGTGGTCGGCGCCGGACCAGCCGGGTCGCTCGCCGCGCGACAAATCGCATCGGCAGGCTCCAATGTGTTGCTGATTGACAAAGCCCATTTTCCGCGCTGGAAGGTTTGTGGCTGTTGTTTAAATGGCGCTGCCCTGGCCGTACTGTCCGAAGTCGGGCTGGGCGAACTGCCGGCCCAGCTGGGAGCGCTGCCGCTGGACCACCTCCGCTTATGCGCCAGTACAGGCCAGGCTGTCTGCCGCTTGCCCGGGGGGGTATCGGTTTCCCGCGTGGCGCTCGACGCCGCTTTGATCCGGGCCGCGATTGAGTCAGGCGTTTCCTTTCTGGATGAGACCACCGCCACGATTCTGCCGCAAGATCCGGCCGGTGAAACTGCCGAGTGGCGCCAGGTGCGACTGGAGGGGAACGATTTCGATACTCCCCTGCGAACGCGGGTGGTGCTGGCCGCCGATGGGCTCGCGGGCCGTTCTTTGCACCTGGAGCCTGGTCTGGAGTCGCAAGTCGCCGAAGGGTCCCGCGTGGGAGCCGGCGTCGTGCTGGACGACCCGGGCGACTATGAGCAGGGCGTCATTTATATGGCCTGTGCGCTGCCGGGTTATGTCGGTCTGGTTCGGCTGGAAGACGGCACGCTCGATCTGGCGGCTGCTTTCGATCGTAAAGCCCTGCAGGCCAGCGGCTCCCCCGGCGCACTGGCGGCGCAAATCCTGAAAGTGGCCGGTTTGCCGGCCCCGCCCGCTCTGGAAACGGCCGCCTGGAAAGGCACCACTTTGTTGACCCGGCGGCGCAGCAAGGCCAGCGGAACGCGGTTATTCATTCTGGGAGACGCTGCCGGCTATGTGGAGCCGTTCACCGGCGAAGGGATCGCCTGGGCGATGCAATCGGCGGCTACAGTCGCACCGATTGCCTTTGCTGGCGCCAACCAGTGGACCGCTTCTCTGGAACGGCAGTGGGAATCCCGCCGGTCGCAGATGCTGTTTGTGCGGGAGCGAACTTGCCGATACGTTGGCGCGCTGCTGCGGCGTCCTCGTCTGGCGGCGACGGCTGTCTCGATTCTGCGGCGGGCTCCCTGGCTGGCGGCGCCTGTGATTTACGCCATCAATGCGCCGCCGTGGAAAACGTCTGGAGCCCGTAGTTCGACGGGGAGCAATTCTTAG
- a CDS encoding type III polyketide synthase, protein MSIVIAGIGLATPPLSIAQRDAADAAKTFVYGRESEVALLPALYRMTMVKRRSSVLLEPPDEQTYRQSFYPPAQSIEDRGPTTAERMKRYAVEAPPLALHAANRALAAAELSVDRVTHLVTVSCTGFSSPGVEFELIRQLGLQPTVARANIGFMGCHGVLNGLRVARAFATEPQAQVLLCSVELCSLHYHYGWDSEKVVANALFGDGAAAAVIAPGEVATNRWRMTSFQSLVLPDSNNEMSWNVGDHGFDMTLSPRVPSLVEEHLRPGLQRWLGEHGLSIEQVGSWAIHPGGPRVVSGVAAALGLEKPAAAISLEVLAEHGNMSSATVLFVIQRLQEANAALPCVALAFGPGLVAEAALFT, encoded by the coding sequence ATGAGCATTGTGATTGCCGGCATAGGCCTTGCGACGCCGCCTTTGAGCATTGCCCAGCGCGATGCGGCAGACGCTGCTAAGACATTTGTCTATGGCCGAGAATCGGAAGTCGCGCTGCTGCCGGCTTTGTACCGCATGACCATGGTCAAGCGGAGGTCGAGCGTTTTGCTGGAACCGCCTGACGAGCAGACCTATCGCCAGTCGTTTTATCCGCCTGCCCAGTCGATCGAGGATCGTGGACCTACCACCGCCGAGCGCATGAAACGTTACGCGGTCGAAGCGCCGCCACTGGCCCTGCATGCCGCAAACCGGGCGCTGGCGGCGGCTGAATTGAGCGTCGACCGGGTGACCCATTTAGTGACCGTGTCCTGCACAGGTTTCTCTTCGCCGGGGGTGGAGTTTGAACTGATTCGCCAATTGGGACTGCAGCCGACCGTCGCCCGGGCCAACATTGGATTTATGGGATGCCATGGGGTGCTGAATGGGCTCCGCGTGGCGCGCGCTTTCGCCACGGAACCGCAGGCGCAAGTGCTGCTGTGCAGCGTGGAGCTCTGCAGCCTGCACTACCACTACGGCTGGGATTCCGAGAAAGTCGTGGCGAACGCCCTGTTTGGAGACGGCGCGGCGGCCGCCGTGATTGCCCCTGGCGAGGTGGCCACTAACCGCTGGCGAATGACCTCGTTCCAGTCGCTGGTCCTGCCGGATTCGAATAACGAAATGAGCTGGAATGTGGGCGACCATGGTTTTGATATGACCTTGTCGCCGCGCGTTCCCAGTCTGGTCGAGGAGCATCTGCGTCCCGGTCTGCAACGCTGGCTGGGAGAGCATGGGCTATCGATTGAGCAGGTCGGCAGTTGGGCCATCCATCCCGGCGGACCACGCGTGGTGTCGGGCGTCGCCGCGGCGCTCGGTCTGGAAAAACCGGCCGCCGCCATCTCGCTGGAAGTGCTGGCCGAACACGGCAACATGTCGTCGGCCACCGTGCTGTTCGTGATCCAGCGCCTGCAGGAAGCGAATGCCGCGCTCCCTTGTGTCGCTCTGGCTTTCGGACCAGGGCTGGTCGCGGAGGCGGCGCTATTCACCTAG